A window of Prolixibacter sp. SD074 contains these coding sequences:
- a CDS encoding glycosyltransferase family 9 protein has protein sequence MQRILVFRLSAMGDVALTVPVIRGILEENPNLSITFVTRPFFAPFFDGIPRLHLYFPDLKGKHKGFGGLFRLFLDLRKEGRFETVLDLHNVLRTKLVRSYFRAAGTSVFYIDKGRDEKKELLKTKEIKQLKHSSERYCDVFRKAGFNVQMSPMPAIVPSAKASEKIQEYLESQKLPEQTLKIGFAPFATHATKIWGLENTRQLMHLINEKYQAQFYLFGGGQEEIEKLQALSSAHEHITLVADQMNLSEEIALIARMDFMLSMDSSNMHISALAGTKTISIWGATHPAFGFYALGQPTEYSLQTPVEELDCRPCSVFGNKPCIHETVKCMEMLTPAIVFRKMEQLNLFEPL, from the coding sequence GTGCAACGTATTTTAGTTTTCCGACTTTCCGCCATGGGTGATGTAGCCCTCACGGTTCCCGTTATTCGGGGAATACTTGAGGAAAATCCGAACCTGTCCATCACCTTTGTTACCCGCCCGTTTTTTGCCCCATTTTTTGACGGAATTCCCAGACTTCATCTCTATTTTCCCGACTTAAAAGGAAAGCACAAAGGTTTTGGCGGTTTGTTCCGGCTTTTTCTCGACTTGCGGAAAGAAGGCCGTTTTGAAACGGTTCTCGACCTGCACAACGTTCTCCGGACGAAACTGGTGAGAAGCTATTTTCGCGCGGCTGGCACGTCTGTTTTCTATATCGACAAGGGAAGGGATGAAAAGAAAGAGCTGCTGAAAACAAAAGAAATCAAACAGCTGAAACATTCTTCGGAACGTTATTGTGATGTTTTCAGAAAAGCCGGGTTCAATGTTCAAATGTCACCAATGCCCGCCATTGTACCTTCTGCGAAAGCGAGCGAAAAAATTCAGGAATATCTGGAAAGCCAAAAATTACCAGAACAAACACTGAAGATTGGTTTTGCGCCGTTCGCCACCCATGCAACAAAGATTTGGGGATTGGAAAATACCCGACAATTGATGCATCTGATTAATGAGAAGTATCAGGCCCAGTTTTACTTGTTTGGCGGCGGACAAGAAGAAATCGAAAAATTGCAGGCGTTGTCATCCGCCCATGAACATATTACATTGGTAGCTGACCAAATGAACCTTTCGGAAGAGATTGCACTAATTGCCCGGATGGATTTCATGTTATCGATGGACTCTTCGAACATGCACATATCGGCGCTGGCGGGAACCAAAACGATTTCCATTTGGGGAGCAACGCATCCTGCGTTTGGATTTTATGCGCTGGGACAACCAACTGAATATAGCCTGCAAACACCAGTTGAAGAATTGGACTGCCGCCCCTGTTCGGTTTTCGGAAATAAACCCTGCATCCACGAAACCGTCAAATGCATGGAAATGCTAACTCCGGCCATTGTTTTTCGTAAGATGGAACAACTCAATCTTTTTGAACCGCTCTAA
- a CDS encoding NAD(P)/FAD-dependent oxidoreductase encodes MASQLRLDEDRVSGIVIRRRSVDARKRDIRINLGILAFIDEGPKPLKPAEKIYPDVSKADPVIIVGAGPAGLFAALRLIELGMKPVILERGKSVSERKRDIAAIHREQQIDPDSNYGFGEGGAGTFSDGKLYTRSKKRGDVNRILEILHFHGAQDDILIDAHPHIGTNVLPRVVTAMRKTIIEAGGEVHFHSRVTDVISQNGKATGVKLKSGQTLSGKAVILATGHSARDVYQMLHDKHLVVEGKPFAMGVRVEHPQELIDLIQYHGRPRGEFLPAASYSFVEQVEQRGVYSFCMCPGGVIVPAATAPGELVVNGMSPSGRGGRFANSGIVVEIRLEDIPKNYKRFEQLAGLHFQSDLEQKCFRQASRSLMAPAQRLDDFVKGRLSYDLAETSYRPGIQSSPMHEWLPGVIRQKLQKGFAQIGRKAHGFLTNDALILGVESRTSSPVRIPRDKISLEHIQVPRLFPCGEGAGYAGGIVSSAIDGERCAEAVVKVCGVSSGV; translated from the coding sequence GTGGCATCCCAGTTACGTTTGGATGAAGATCGAGTCAGCGGAATCGTCATTCGTCGGCGCTCGGTGGATGCCCGGAAGCGTGATATCCGGATTAATTTGGGTATCCTGGCCTTTATCGATGAAGGCCCCAAGCCGTTAAAACCAGCTGAAAAAATCTATCCTGATGTGTCGAAAGCCGATCCGGTGATTATTGTCGGTGCCGGGCCTGCAGGTTTGTTCGCTGCACTCCGCCTTATCGAACTGGGAATGAAACCGGTTATTTTGGAGCGGGGGAAAAGTGTGAGTGAGCGCAAACGCGATATCGCCGCCATTCATCGCGAGCAGCAGATCGATCCGGATTCCAATTACGGTTTTGGTGAAGGTGGGGCAGGAACATTTTCAGACGGCAAGCTTTACACCCGTTCGAAAAAGAGGGGAGATGTCAACCGGATTCTGGAAATTCTTCATTTTCACGGTGCCCAGGACGATATTCTGATTGATGCTCATCCGCACATCGGGACCAATGTATTACCCCGGGTGGTAACGGCTATGCGCAAAACCATAATCGAAGCTGGTGGCGAAGTTCATTTTCATTCGCGGGTAACCGATGTTATCAGTCAAAACGGCAAAGCCACCGGCGTAAAATTAAAGAGCGGGCAAACCCTTTCGGGGAAAGCTGTCATCTTGGCCACCGGTCATTCAGCCCGCGATGTATATCAAATGCTGCACGACAAACATCTGGTTGTCGAAGGAAAGCCTTTTGCCATGGGGGTGCGGGTTGAACATCCGCAGGAGCTGATTGATTTGATTCAGTATCACGGAAGGCCCAGAGGCGAATTTCTTCCGGCTGCCAGCTACTCTTTCGTCGAGCAGGTGGAACAGCGTGGAGTTTATTCTTTTTGCATGTGTCCGGGCGGAGTGATTGTCCCTGCAGCGACGGCTCCGGGAGAGTTGGTGGTAAATGGCATGTCGCCTTCGGGGAGGGGCGGAAGGTTTGCCAACTCAGGAATTGTCGTGGAGATTCGATTGGAAGATATTCCGAAAAATTATAAACGGTTTGAGCAGTTGGCTGGTCTTCATTTTCAATCCGATTTGGAGCAGAAGTGTTTCCGGCAGGCTAGCCGCTCGCTAATGGCGCCGGCCCAGCGGTTGGATGATTTTGTGAAGGGGCGTTTATCGTATGATTTGGCGGAGACCTCTTACCGGCCAGGAATTCAGTCGTCGCCGATGCATGAATGGTTGCCCGGGGTTATTCGCCAGAAACTGCAAAAGGGATTTGCTCAAATCGGGCGAAAAGCCCACGGATTTCTCACAAATGATGCGCTCATTCTGGGCGTAGAATCGCGCACATCGTCTCCGGTACGAATTCCCCGAGACAAAATTTCTCTGGAACACATACAAGTCCCAAGACTTTTCCCTTGCGGTGAAGGTGCGGGTTATGCCGGAGGTATTGTTTCGTCTGCCATTGATGGAGAACGATGTGCCGAAGCGGTGGTTAAGGTTTGCGGGGTGTCATCCGGCGTCTGA
- a CDS encoding AIR synthase-related protein, with translation MYEKEKKPFSIDLVPEPDSLQSVIYSMVAIPHLSPVNFFNDFSAMVDDPSQLGKDDMSEAGIFEIDGENRLFSLTIYADHRRMIVEPEVASQILVAKAVRRLVCYGAEPVAMSVMLNHVELSDPLDQQLVVEARNGLEKAAEVFGLQISHRKIFYDYSRERANIPPTLIVSMVGKMKKEAQLITPKFKNKGTNIFLIGKSYDDVNASEYLDHYHEIKEWPLMQFDLGLEKQLMDLVKGLAERNLVESLSPVGIGGLFFTLLRASLPNDLGFDITTDAEIRQDAFLFGESMGRVIACVSEDKEDDLVDYLREHKLPFFTLGHVTRGEIRIDDTSYGFVDKMTENVETE, from the coding sequence ATGTACGAAAAAGAAAAAAAACCATTTAGCATTGATCTGGTCCCTGAACCGGACAGCTTACAGAGTGTCATTTATTCCATGGTGGCCATACCGCATCTTTCTCCGGTCAACTTCTTCAACGATTTTTCAGCCATGGTTGATGATCCTTCGCAGTTGGGAAAGGATGATATGAGTGAAGCGGGGATTTTTGAGATTGACGGAGAAAACCGGTTGTTCTCGCTGACCATTTATGCCGATCACCGGCGAATGATTGTTGAGCCGGAAGTTGCTTCCCAAATTTTGGTAGCCAAAGCAGTCAGGCGCTTGGTTTGCTATGGTGCCGAGCCCGTGGCGATGAGCGTTATGCTCAACCATGTGGAATTGTCTGACCCGCTGGATCAGCAGTTAGTCGTGGAGGCCCGGAATGGTTTGGAGAAAGCGGCCGAAGTATTTGGTTTGCAGATTTCACACCGGAAAATTTTCTATGATTATTCCCGTGAACGCGCCAACATTCCTCCCACATTGATTGTAAGTATGGTGGGAAAGATGAAGAAAGAGGCACAATTGATTACGCCGAAATTCAAAAATAAAGGAACCAATATCTTCCTTATCGGGAAATCGTACGATGATGTTAACGCGTCAGAGTATCTCGATCATTACCACGAAATAAAAGAGTGGCCCTTGATGCAGTTCGATCTCGGTTTGGAGAAGCAATTGATGGACTTGGTGAAAGGGCTGGCCGAACGCAACCTGGTTGAATCGTTGAGCCCCGTAGGAATTGGTGGTTTGTTTTTCACGTTACTCAGAGCTTCGCTTCCTAACGATTTGGGCTTCGATATTACCACCGATGCGGAAATCCGTCAGGACGCCTTTCTGTTCGGCGAATCGATGGGGCGCGTGATTGCCTGTGTTTCGGAAGATAAAGAAGATGATTTAGTTGATTACCTCCGTGAGCATAAATTGCCCTTCTTCACGTTAGGACATGTGACACGTGGAGAAATTCGCATCGACGATACTTCCTACGGGTTTGTGGATAAGATGACCGAAAATGTAGAGACGGAATAA
- a CDS encoding nitroreductase family protein, with the protein MALIDTLLNHRTIRKYTSGPVADPLLNKILEAGTRASTTGNMQVYSIIVSKDQKMKDKLAPCHYNQPMIKEAPVVLTFCADFNRFNKWCNLRNAEPGYDNFLSFVTAAIDTLLVAQNVCVAAESEGMGICYLGTTTYLAKNIIDVLELPKGVVPITTVTLGWPAEDPEQIDRLPLESVVHNETYHDYSDEDIDRMYVEKEAREDSKGFVAENQKESLAQVFTDIRYKKADNVTFSNMLLEVLREQGFMNQ; encoded by the coding sequence ATGGCACTCATAGATACATTATTAAATCATCGGACCATTCGAAAATACACTTCAGGACCGGTAGCTGATCCGCTGCTGAATAAAATTCTGGAAGCCGGAACAAGGGCCTCTACTACCGGAAACATGCAGGTTTACAGTATTATTGTGTCGAAGGATCAAAAAATGAAGGATAAACTGGCACCGTGTCACTACAATCAACCCATGATTAAAGAGGCACCGGTGGTGTTAACCTTTTGTGCCGATTTCAACCGCTTTAACAAATGGTGCAACCTGCGAAATGCTGAGCCGGGATACGATAATTTCCTGTCATTTGTTACAGCTGCCATTGATACGTTGCTGGTAGCCCAGAATGTTTGCGTTGCCGCCGAAAGTGAGGGAATGGGCATTTGTTACCTGGGAACGACTACCTATCTGGCCAAAAATATCATTGATGTATTGGAGCTTCCGAAAGGTGTTGTGCCCATCACGACCGTTACCCTTGGCTGGCCCGCTGAAGATCCGGAGCAGATCGACCGTCTTCCGCTGGAAAGCGTGGTTCATAACGAAACATATCACGACTATTCTGACGAAGATATTGACCGGATGTATGTAGAGAAGGAGGCGCGCGAAGATTCGAAGGGATTTGTCGCCGAAAACCAAAAAGAATCCCTGGCGCAGGTTTTTACGGACATTCGATATAAGAAAGCCGACAATGTAACCTTCTCAAATATGCTGCTGGAGGTGCTTCGTGAGCAGGGATTTATGAACCAATAA
- the ubiE gene encoding bifunctional demethylmenaquinone methyltransferase/2-methoxy-6-polyprenyl-1,4-benzoquinol methylase UbiE: MVTPYKDSDTSKKVQVAAMFDRIAARYDFLNHFLSFGIDRGWRKKAIKLLKAYQPKQMLDIATGTGDFAIEALKLGPDKITGVDISTGMLAEGRKKMERLGVDGKVELLEGDSENLPFEPEKFEAITVAFGVRNFENLGKGMEEMHRVLKPGGVTCVLEFSQPRNFPMKQLYHFYSFRILPFWGRFFSKDKTAYSYLPESVQAFPDGSDFMAIMRDSGFKNTREYRLTFGIATIYLGDK; encoded by the coding sequence GTGGTAACTCCTTATAAAGATTCTGACACCAGTAAAAAGGTGCAGGTAGCGGCTATGTTCGATAGAATAGCAGCTCGTTATGATTTTTTGAATCACTTCCTCTCCTTTGGTATTGACCGGGGATGGCGGAAGAAAGCCATCAAATTGCTGAAAGCGTATCAGCCAAAGCAAATGCTGGACATTGCGACCGGGACCGGCGATTTTGCGATCGAAGCCTTGAAGCTGGGACCTGATAAAATTACGGGAGTGGATATTTCCACGGGTATGCTGGCCGAAGGACGGAAAAAGATGGAGCGTCTGGGCGTTGACGGAAAAGTTGAATTGCTGGAAGGTGATTCAGAGAACCTTCCGTTCGAACCGGAAAAATTTGAAGCCATCACGGTTGCATTTGGTGTTCGGAATTTTGAAAACCTGGGTAAAGGCATGGAAGAAATGCATCGCGTTTTAAAACCCGGTGGTGTTACATGTGTCCTGGAATTTTCGCAGCCGCGAAATTTTCCGATGAAGCAGCTGTATCATTTTTACTCGTTCCGGATTCTCCCGTTTTGGGGACGCTTTTTTTCGAAAGACAAAACGGCCTACAGCTATTTGCCTGAATCGGTACAGGCTTTTCCCGATGGTTCTGATTTTATGGCTATCATGCGCGATTCCGGCTTTAAGAATACACGCGAATACCGGCTGACTTTCGGTATTGCCACCATATACCTGGGCGATAAATAG
- a CDS encoding RNA methyltransferase, with the protein MLSKNKIKQLRLLHLKKFRRSEGLFVAEGQKLVFDLLDSGMKVREVFCSPELITTVEKKGFNPKNIHSSQLVDLKKISQLKSAPDIIASVQIPEHSLSWEEIAGDLCLALDGIQDPGNLGTIIRLADWFGIQHILCSEDTVDLYNPKTVQATMGAIARIKLHYGNLPDYLQRANEMGIPVYGTFLEGENIYSAPLSPNGIIVMGNEGKGILGSVEPLIRHKIHIPNFPANRKTSESLNVAMAASITCSEFRRRMTPRKP; encoded by the coding sequence TTGCTCTCAAAAAACAAAATAAAACAACTCCGTTTGCTTCATCTGAAAAAATTCAGACGCAGTGAAGGCCTTTTCGTTGCTGAAGGCCAAAAACTTGTTTTCGATCTGCTTGATTCAGGAATGAAAGTCCGGGAAGTCTTTTGCTCGCCGGAATTAATTACAACAGTCGAAAAAAAGGGGTTTAACCCAAAAAATATACACTCCTCACAGTTAGTCGATCTAAAGAAAATATCGCAATTAAAATCAGCACCTGATATCATTGCCAGCGTGCAAATTCCTGAACATTCATTGTCCTGGGAAGAAATTGCCGGCGATCTGTGCCTTGCGTTGGACGGCATCCAGGATCCGGGCAACCTCGGAACCATTATCCGACTGGCCGACTGGTTCGGCATCCAACATATTCTTTGCTCGGAGGATACGGTTGATTTATACAATCCTAAAACTGTTCAGGCCACGATGGGCGCTATCGCCCGAATCAAGCTGCATTACGGAAATCTGCCCGATTATCTTCAACGCGCCAACGAAATGGGAATTCCGGTATACGGCACATTTCTCGAAGGCGAAAACATTTATTCCGCGCCTCTTTCTCCTAACGGGATTATTGTGATGGGTAACGAAGGAAAAGGAATTTTGGGAAGTGTTGAACCGCTGATTCGGCATAAGATTCACATCCCCAACTTCCCGGCGAACCGGAAAACATCGGAATCACTGAACGTGGCCATGGCTGCCTCCATTACTTGTTCTGAGTTCAGACGCCGGATGACACCCCGCAAACCTTAA
- a CDS encoding SDR family oxidoreductase, which translates to MRKIAIVTGATSGIGEATAMILAQNGFNLIITGRRSEKLKAIEGKLLKIDDTKVLSLVFDVRNNDEVQKALCNLPSEWSNIDVLVNNAGLAVGTEPAHEAVVDDWERMIDTNVKGLLYVSRCLTPGMVERKKGHIINVSSIAGKEAYPGGSVYCGTKHAVSAISKAMRIELVQHGVKVSTISPGMVETEFSLVRFKGDESKADNVYKGLTPLYPQDIAETILFMVTRPAHVNLDDVLIMPTDQASARDARRNQ; encoded by the coding sequence ATGAGAAAGATTGCTATCGTAACCGGAGCCACTTCCGGAATTGGTGAAGCAACCGCCATGATACTGGCCCAAAATGGTTTTAACCTGATCATAACCGGGCGCAGAAGCGAAAAATTGAAAGCCATAGAAGGAAAATTGCTGAAAATTGACGACACCAAAGTCCTCAGCCTTGTTTTCGATGTGCGCAACAACGATGAAGTACAAAAAGCGCTCTGCAATCTTCCGTCCGAATGGAGCAACATTGATGTGCTGGTAAACAATGCGGGACTGGCTGTTGGTACCGAACCGGCACACGAAGCCGTTGTCGACGACTGGGAACGGATGATTGATACCAACGTGAAAGGCCTGCTGTATGTCAGCCGCTGCCTAACCCCCGGAATGGTCGAAAGAAAAAAAGGACACATTATTAATGTGTCGTCTATCGCCGGAAAAGAAGCCTATCCCGGTGGTTCGGTCTATTGCGGAACGAAACATGCTGTTTCAGCTATTTCAAAAGCGATGCGAATTGAATTGGTACAACATGGTGTGAAGGTCAGTACGATTAGCCCCGGAATGGTGGAAACCGAGTTCTCACTCGTTCGCTTCAAGGGTGATGAAAGCAAAGCTGACAATGTTTACAAAGGGCTTACTCCATTGTACCCGCAGGATATTGCTGAAACCATCTTGTTCATGGTAACCCGTCCTGCTCATGTTAACCTCGACGATGTACTGATTATGCCCACGGACCAGGCCAGTGCCCGCGATGCCCGGCGCAACCAATAG
- a CDS encoding outer membrane beta-barrel protein, which translates to MIYQKSRNLLLLLAFMLVGNVAYAQFGRVQNLSSFDERPIHFGFYLGVNAMDFGFRFYPAPIAQNPVLQMPENAAIKNKTSEYYHNRSIRADVDPISPGFSVGIVSNFRLAEFADLRITPGMSFGSRQLVYNDTINPDILSGLGTNGLDEKSYLNIPSTYIDLPIGVRLKGKRYGNLRPYIYLGGTYRIDLEKKRVAERVFHMYKTGTYVDFAMGLDSYLQFFRLSTELRVSFGVDNLIDHNVGTNENRIPYYGFAIERLTSNVFSLVFYFE; encoded by the coding sequence ATGATTTACCAAAAGTCCAGAAATTTACTTCTTTTGCTTGCCTTCATGTTGGTAGGTAATGTAGCTTATGCCCAATTTGGAAGGGTTCAGAATTTATCGAGTTTCGATGAGCGGCCCATTCATTTTGGGTTTTACCTGGGTGTCAATGCCATGGACTTTGGTTTTCGGTTCTATCCCGCTCCGATTGCACAGAATCCGGTACTTCAAATGCCCGAAAATGCTGCCATCAAAAATAAAACAAGCGAATATTACCATAACCGTTCGATCCGTGCCGATGTTGATCCAATTTCTCCGGGCTTCAGTGTAGGGATTGTGTCCAATTTCCGACTGGCGGAATTTGCCGATTTACGCATTACGCCTGGAATGAGTTTTGGCAGTCGTCAATTGGTTTATAACGATACGATTAACCCGGATATTTTAAGTGGCTTGGGAACAAACGGACTGGATGAGAAGTCTTATCTGAATATTCCTTCTACTTACATTGATCTACCGATAGGCGTTCGCCTGAAGGGAAAGCGATACGGCAACCTGCGTCCCTACATTTATCTTGGCGGTACGTATCGCATCGACTTGGAGAAAAAAAGGGTAGCAGAGCGCGTATTTCATATGTATAAAACGGGAACTTATGTCGATTTTGCGATGGGACTGGATTCCTATCTGCAGTTTTTCCGGTTATCCACCGAATTGCGTGTTTCTTTTGGAGTCGATAATTTGATCGATCACAATGTTGGAACCAATGAAAATCGTATCCCTTATTACGGTTTCGCAATAGAACGGCTTACCTCCAATGTTTTTTCACTTGTCTTTTATTTTGAATAA
- a CDS encoding DUF6165 family protein, giving the protein MKIEVSNGEIADKLTIIEIKLKRISDEAKLVNLRKEYDVLNEAVSQIIDKNDPLYKELYDINYQLWDIEDRIRDLERNKDFGQDFIETARAVYFTNDKRSDVKKRINEKTGSNLVEEKSYEDY; this is encoded by the coding sequence ATGAAAATTGAGGTTTCCAACGGAGAGATTGCAGATAAACTGACCATCATCGAAATTAAACTGAAACGGATTTCGGATGAAGCAAAACTGGTAAACCTGAGAAAGGAATACGACGTGCTGAATGAAGCAGTTTCTCAAATCATCGACAAAAATGATCCGCTGTACAAGGAATTGTATGACATTAATTATCAACTTTGGGATATTGAGGATCGAATCCGCGATTTGGAACGGAACAAAGATTTCGGACAGGATTTCATCGAAACAGCCCGCGCCGTTTATTTCACCAATGACAAACGCTCGGACGTAAAAAAACGCATCAACGAAAAAACAGGCTCCAACCTGGTCGAAGAAAAAAGCTACGAAGACTATTAA
- a CDS encoding lipopolysaccharide kinase InaA family protein encodes MKEKKNYHIVQEFQEVENWVAGLKDEFAQTGQTIFKSRNEVKIFEYGDQIYNVKSFKLPNLVNRFVYVYFRGSKAARSFAYAEKLLKLGVPTPQPVAYAEYIRGGVLKESFYVSLHFKYDFTLREVLNYQVSERDRILRQWVAFTYQKLHGNGIFHLDYSPGNTLIRHDGDEYHFTLIDLNRMKFGEIDFEKGLRNFRQLDTDRQTLELLATEYALLNEKDPGLAVRKLLAYDRQNKNYRHRKIKWKKAFRKIIRFGCSARQSHPTQ; translated from the coding sequence ATGAAAGAGAAAAAGAATTATCATATAGTTCAGGAATTTCAGGAAGTTGAAAATTGGGTTGCCGGGTTGAAGGACGAATTTGCTCAAACGGGGCAAACCATATTCAAGTCGCGGAATGAGGTGAAAATATTTGAGTATGGTGATCAGATATACAATGTCAAGTCATTCAAGTTGCCCAACCTGGTCAACCGTTTTGTTTACGTGTATTTCAGAGGTTCCAAGGCTGCCCGATCATTCGCTTACGCGGAAAAACTCCTGAAACTGGGTGTCCCGACTCCACAGCCGGTTGCTTATGCCGAGTACATTCGGGGTGGCGTGCTAAAGGAGAGCTTTTACGTCTCGCTACACTTTAAATACGATTTCACTTTACGTGAAGTGTTGAATTACCAGGTTAGCGAACGTGACCGGATTTTACGGCAGTGGGTGGCTTTTACCTACCAGAAGCTTCATGGGAATGGAATATTCCATCTCGATTATTCGCCGGGGAATACCCTTATTCGTCATGATGGAGATGAATATCACTTCACCTTGATCGATCTGAACAGGATGAAGTTTGGTGAGATTGATTTTGAAAAAGGTTTGCGCAATTTCCGTCAGCTGGATACCGACCGGCAAACACTGGAGTTGCTGGCAACTGAATATGCCTTGTTGAATGAAAAAGATCCGGGTTTAGCGGTGCGGAAGTTGTTGGCTTACGATCGGCAGAACAAAAACTACCGTCACCGGAAAATCAAATGGAAAAAAGCATTCAGGAAAATAATCAGATTCGGTTGTTCGGCCCGGCAATCACATCCGACTCAATGA